GCCACCTCGGGCTCGGGAAGGCCCGTCATCGCCTTGGGAAGCGACATCGACGGAATTCCCAAAGCGTCGCAGAAGCCCGGTGTGGCCTATCACGATCCGCTCGTGGAGGGCGCTCCGGGGCACGGCGAGGGCCACAATTCCGGACAGGCCGTCAACGTGACCGCCGCGATCGTGGTCAAGCGCATCATGGAGCGCGAGAAGATACCGGGAACGCTCAAGCTGTGGCCCGGCGTGGCCGAGGAGCTCGTGGCGACCAAGGCTTGGTTCGTACGAGACGGTTTCTTCGACGGCGTCGACGTATGCATCTTCACTCACGTATCCAACGACCTCACGGTGAGCTGGGGGCAGGGGAGCGGAAACGGGCTCATTTCCGTGGAGTACACGTTTCTGGGAGAGTCGGCTCATTCCGCCGGAGCACCCTGGCGTGGCCGCAGCGCTCTCGACGCCGTGGAGCTCATGAACACGGCCATCAACTATCGCCGTGAGCACCTTCGACTCCCCCAGAGAATCCACTATGTCATCACCAATGGGGGGGATCAGCCGAACGTGGTACCTTCGGTTGCCTCGGTCTGGTACTACTTCCGCGAGCTGGATCACGAGCACATGAAGGGCCTCTTCGAGATGGGGAACAAGGCCGCCCAGGCGGCGGCGGATATGACCGACACCGAAGTGAGCTGGCGCATCCTCGGCCATGCCTACCCGCGGCACTTCAACAAGGTCGTCGCCGAGACGATGTGGAAGAACATCGAGAAGGTCGGGCTTCCCGAGTGGAGCGAAGCCGACCACAAGCTCGCCCGGGGGCTTCAGAAGGAGCTCGGCGTCGAGGAGGAAGGATTGAAGACCGAGCTCGGCGAGCTCGGCGGCCCTCCCGAGGGGCCCAACAT
The genomic region above belongs to Vicinamibacteria bacterium and contains:
- a CDS encoding amidohydrolase; translation: MRQALIWIVAALAAVPVFGQSDTSHDRLKEAAQAQVGEMSKLTQVMVDKIFSFGELGFQEVETSKYIVAMLRENGFEVEEGISGIPTAWMATSGSGRPVIALGSDIDGIPKASQKPGVAYHDPLVEGAPGHGEGHNSGQAVNVTAAIVVKRIMEREKIPGTLKLWPGVAEELVATKAWFVRDGFFDGVDVCIFTHVSNDLTVSWGQGSGNGLISVEYTFLGESAHSAGAPWRGRSALDAVELMNTAINYRREHLRLPQRIHYVITNGGDQPNVVPSVASVWYYFRELDHEHMKGLFEMGNKAAQAAADMTDTEVSWRILGHAYPRHFNKVVAETMWKNIEKVGLPEWSEADHKLARGLQKELGVEEEGLKTELGELGGPPEGPNMGGGSDDIGDISWNLPTVTLRFPSNIPGGPGHHWANAVAMATPIAHKGATAGAKVVAMTALDLFLAPELVDQAWDYFKNEQTKDHQYTPFITENDPPAIHLNKERMDSFREAMRAYYYDETKYDTYLEQLGIQYPTVRETTDEKQH